The region CGAGTTCCACGGCAAGTGACACGGCGACGATGGCGTGGTCGACGTTGGCCGCGAGGATCTGACCCTCGGAACGCTTGGACGAGGTGGACCGTACGAACGCGCTCCGGCGGGGCAGATACGTACGGACGTACCGGGGATCGCCGGCCGGTTCGACCACGGCCCAGTCGCCCGTGCACACGACCCGAAGCGGATCGTGCGGGGTGACGAACGCGGTGTCGGCGCGCAGCACACCGTCCGCGGTGGCGACGTCGCACCGGCCGCGGTCGACGCGGATCACCCGCCCCACGAGCATCCCTTCGGCGGCGTAGGGGGCGAACTCGGCGGCCCAGGCGTCGTCCCAGCCGTAGGCGGCGAGCGCGGGAGACGAAGCGGATGACGGGGTGGAACGAGGTGAAGCAGATGAAGCCGAGAGCGAAGTCAAGGGAGACCCTTCACAAGGGTGGCCCCGGCACGCGCACTTGGGCGCGAAGGAAGTGGAAGGTCAGCCGGTGGCCACGGAGGTGGACTTGATGAACTCCTGGATGCGGGCAACGCCCATCGCAAAGACAGTCATCGGGTCACACCTCCTCGTATTCGCTCGATCGACGACGGCCGTGAACGGCTCGTGAAGGCCGTCCCGGAAAGCCCTCTCACTCTAGGCGCGCACCCGCTCTCGACGCCACCCGATATCCGGCTGAACAACTGGGGCCCCACCAGCCGTAACTGATCAGTGTGGCGGTTGGGAGACCGCACCGAGCGAAGGAGCACACCATGAAGGCGACCGCGCAGATCGGCGTCACCGGCCTTGCGGTGATGGGCCGGAATCTGGCCCGGAACTTCGCCCGGCACGGTTACACCGTGGCCCTCCACAATCGGACCCCCGCCAGGACCAAGGCGCTGGTCGAGGACTTCGGGCACGAGGGCGACTTCGTGCCGGCCGAGACGGCCGAGCAGTTCGTGGCGGCCCTGGAACGCCCCCGGCGGCTCATGATCATGGTGCAGGCCGGGACGGCCACGGACGCGGTGATCGACGAGTTCGCCGCGCTCCTGGAGCCCGGCGACATGATCATCGACGGCGGCAACGCCCACTTCGCCGACACCCGCCGCCGGGAACTGGCCCTGCGCGGGCTCGGAATCCACTTCGTGGGGGTGGGGGTCTCGGGCGGCGAGGAGGGCGCGCTGAACGGGCCGAGCATCATGCCCGGGGGCTCCGTGGCGGCGTACAGCGCGCTCGGGCCGATGTTCGAGACGATCAGCGCCAAGGTGGACGGCGAGCCCTGTGTCACCCATGTCGGCACGGACGGGGCCGGGCACTTCGTCAAGATGGTGCACAACGGCATCGAGTACGCCGACATGCAGCTGATCGGCGAGGCGTACCACCTGCTGCGCGAGGTCGGCGGCTACGAGCCGGCGCGTATCGCCGAGGTCTTCCGCCAGTGGAACAAGGGGCGCCTCGACTCGTATCTGATGGAGATCACCGCCGAGGTGCTCGCTCACACGGACGCCTCCACGGGCAGACCCTTCGTGGACGTGGTGGCCGACGCCGCCGGGCAGAAGGGCACCGGCCGCTGGACCGTACGGACCGCCCTGGAACTCGGTTCCCCGGTCACCGCCATCGCCCAGGCCACCTTCGCCCGCGCCGCCTCGGGCCAGCGGGCCCTGCGCGCCGCGTATCGCGAGCTGCCCGGGGGCACCAGCTGGAGTCTCACCGCGTACGAGTCGGAGCGCTTCGCCTGCCTGGTCGAGCACGCCCTGTACGCGTCGAAGCTCATCGCCTACGACCAGGGCTGGAAGATGATCCTGGACGCGTCGGCGGAGTACGGCTGGGACATCGACCTCGGCGCGATAGCGAAGATCTGGCGCGGCGGCTGCATCGTCCGCGCCGCCTTCCTCGACCGGGTCCGGGCCGCCTACGCCGCAGATCCCTGCCGGGTCACCCTGCTCACCGAGGAGGGTTTCGCGGGCGAGATCGCCGACGCCCAGGTGCCCTGGCGCGAGGTCGTCGCCACGGCCGCCCGGCACGGCGTTCCGGTCCCGGCCTTCTCCGCCGCCCTGTCGTACTACGACACCCTGCGCACCGAGCGCCTCCCGGCCGCCCTCACCCAGGGCCAGCGCGACTACTTCGGCGCCCACACCTACCGGCGTACCGACCGTGAGGGCCGCTTCCACACGCTCTGGGAGCGGGCGGACCGGAGCGAGACCGAGGTGATCTGACCTCGCCCGGCCCGCACCGCGAACGGGCCGGCCGCGTCCAGCGGTGTCACCGCTGGGCGTGGCCGGCCCGGGGCCGTGTGCGAGCGGCTCAGGTCGTGCAGCGGCTGCCGTTCAGGGTGAAGTCGAACGGCTCCTTGTTGCTGCCCTGCCAGCTGGCGAGGAAGCCGAAGGAGACCGTGCCGTCGGCCGCGACGGACCTGTTGTAGTCGGCGGCCGTGGCCGTGACGCGGGCTCCGTCCTGAGTGAAGCTCGCGTCCCACATCTGGCCGACCTGCTGGCCGTCGCGGAAGCTCCAGGCGATGCGCCAGCCGTCGACGGCCTTCGCGGTGGTGACCCTGATGGTGGCCTGGAAACCGTCGGGCCACTCGTTGACGAGGTCGTACTCGGCCTCGCAGGACGCCGGTTCGCTCTCGTCGGGACTCGGTTTCGAGCTCTCGCCCCGCGCGGCGGACGTGGCCGTGCCCTGGGGCTCCGTGTCGGGCTTGTCGGCCGGTGCCGGGGACGCGGCCGGGTCGGACTTCCGGGGGAGCGCGGACGGGGTGGCACCCGCCGGGACGGTGAGGCCGGACGGCAGGACGGACGCCGGGTCCATCACGGGCTTGCCGTCGGTCACGCCGCCCCGCGCGGCGTCGTCGCCGGAGCCGTCGAACGGCATCAGCGAGACCGTGAGCGCGAGCGCGGAGACGATGACGGCCGCGACCAGGATCGCCGTACGGCCGATGCGCGGGCGCGACTCGCCGATGGTGAGACCGGTGTTGAAGCCGGCCTCGCCGCGTCCGCCGAGCAGGCCCGCCTCGGCCGCGCGGCGGCGCCGTTCCAGGTAGGCGAGCCCGCCCCAGCCGATGACGCCGCCGGCGAGCGCGGCCGGCAGCCCGCCGATCCCGCCGTACAGCCGGAGGCAGGCGGCGGCCTCGGCGCACTCCACGCAGGTCGCGAGGTGCCGGGAGAGGTCCTCGGGGACCTCGGCGCCCTGCGAGCGGGTGACCGCGTCGAGCAGCCGGGCGTAGCGGCGGCAGTCGGGGCTCATCGGGGTGTCGAGGAGGTTGCGCTGGCAGCGGTCCCTGAACAGGACGCGTACCTGGGCGAGTTCCTCGGCGGCGCTCTCCGGGTCGAGGCCGAGCCGGCGGGCCACGACGGCCAGCGGCAGCGCCTCCACCTCGGCGAGCCAGAGCAGGGCGGCGTCCGGTTCCTGCATGTCGCGCAGGGCGCGCAGCGCGAGCGGGCGGCGCAGCGGGGGTCCCACGTACCGGGCGGCCTTGTCGGAGTTGAGCCACAGCCGCAGGTCGGGGTCGAGATGGTTGCCGTGCCCGGTCTCCTCCCAGGACGTGGCAGTGCTGCGAACCGCCGCCAGCAGGAGGGGTATCCAGGGCAGGCGGGGTATGCGGCGTCCGGTGTTGCGGGCGCCGAAGTCGGCGGCCCGGGCCGCGTGGATACCGTGCCTGAACGCCTCGGCGGCCAGTTCGGTGCCGGCGGACGCGCCGGACGTGCACAGGTCGGCGTACGAGAGGACCGCGTCCCAGCACTCGGAGAACAGCGCTGCTTCGGCGGCGTCCTGAGGGGTCGGCAGATCTGGCATATGGGGGGACTCCAGCATCAACGGCTTGCACACGCCAACGTCAAGGTCAAGATCGAACGTCAACTGACCCTGGGAACAGGGGAGTTGGGGAACGTTTCCCAGAACGGAGCCCCGAGCTTTTCACGTATCCCGCACAACTGACAAGCGACGTATTCACATGTCGGCACATGTCAACGCGGCTCGCCGTACGGGGGTCGTGAGGTGAGCGGAACGACGTGCGGGTTCTCCTGCCCCCATACGGGCCCCGGCGCCGTTCCGTTCAGTTGTTTTCAGTCTTCTCGGCTCGTCTCGGTCCTTCTCAGCTCTGCTCGGTCCTTCGGCTCACGTCTTCGACGCGGGCTCGCGGGCCGGCAGGCTGTCCATGAAGGAGCTGACCGAGAATACCGCTCGGCCGGGGCCGGGTTCGCCGTAGCCGGGGGGCGAGTCGAGGCCGAACTCGTCCATCGTGGCGCGGTAGGCCTCCAGCAGGCGGATGTGGTACTCCAGCGGCGCGCCCTGGGGGTTGGCCTTGCCGAGCGGGGTGGTGGGCTCGGGGCACCAGGTGGTGAAGCGGGGCGTGATGCCGTGCGACATGAAGAAGCGCAGGCCCTCGGTGGTGGAGGCGATGGCCTCGTCGACCGTCGTGAACCCGGACGGCGCGGCCATCTCCACACCGGCCACGAAGTTGGGGATGACGTTGCGCGCGCCGAAGACGTCCGCCGAGTCGAGGATGCGCTTGTGCCACTCGTCGCGGCCCACGTAACGCTCCTTGCCGGGGCAGTACAGCTCGAAGAGGTTGCGGTCCCACACCTCGTAGTTGGGGTGGTAGATCTGCACGCCGTAGTCCTTGAAACGCCGGACGTCGTCCTTCGGCAGCGCCTGGGCGACGACCTTGCCGATCCAGCGGCCCGGGAAGTGCTCCTCGATGGCCTTCGCGTACATGCCGTAGAAGTCGGCCTCGTCGCGGCCCTGGAGCTTCGAGGTGATCGCACCGCCGGTGAGCGTGTAGGCGGTGGAGGTCTTGTTGGTGTCGTACCGGTTGATGATCTCCAGCGCCTCAAGGACCTCGTCGACGTCCTTGACGCCCGTGTAGGGCCGGCCGGCCGCCTTGTGCTGGCGCCAGTTGTGGTTGATGTCGCAGTACTGGCACTCCTCCTTGGCGCCGAAGTACTGGCAGACCCGGAAGACGGTCAGATAGATCAGATAGCCCCACTGGATGGTCGGGGCCACCTCCATGACGGACTTCCCGTTGGAGAGGGTGTGGCGGTAGTACTCGGGCATCGGCGGGACCCCGACGTCGGAGATCCGCTTCCCGTCCAGGTAGAGGCCGAGGACGCCGCCCTCGTCGGGGGCCACCCGGTAGGGCGAGGCGGGGTTCACCCGCACCGACACGACGGTCCGGCGCAGGTCGTAGGGGCCGCCGGTGAGGATGATCTCCTCCGGCGGGCGGCGCAGCGCGGCCTCGCCCAGCTCGGGGAGGGTGCCGTGGTCGAAGGAGAAGATGAAGTACGACTTCGGCTTGACGTCGCCGCTCTCGTTGTCGCTGAGCGCGGACGGATCGAAGGCCACACCACCCCTGAGCAGGTCCTCTTTGAAGACGGCTTCCCGCGGGACATGCGGAAAGCGCTCCATCAGATCCTCGACCAGCGCGGTGCGGCTGCCCATCCCGTGTCTCCTCCAGCTCCGGCGGTACTCCGGCGTTCGACTCCTCACGGTATGCCCCCGCCTGCGTGTCCGTGGCCGCGGGGCCCCTCGGGCATGTCACATCCCCCTGCGTGAGAAGGTCGACGCATCTGAGCGGAGGGACGGACCCGATGGCCGAGACGCTGACCAACTGGGCGGGCAACATCATCTACACGCCGACGGAGCTGCACCGACCGCGCTCCCTGGACGCCCTGCGGGCGCTCGTGACCCGGAGCGCCGGGGTGCGGGTGCTGGGCAGCGGGCACTCCTTCAACGACATCGCCGAGCCGGGCGCCGGCGGCATCCTGCTCTCCCTGGCCGGGCTGCCGCAGGAGATCGACGTCGACACCGCGGCCCGTACGGTCCGGGTCGGGGGCGGGGTCCGGTACGCGGAGCTGGCCCGGGCGGTCCACGGGCGCGGGCTCGCGCTGCACAACATGGCGTCCCTGCCGCACATCTCGGTGGCGGGGTCGGTGGCGACAGGTACGCACGGTTCGGGCGTCGGCAACGGTTCGCTGGCCGCCGCCGTTCGCGCGGTCGAGCTGGTCACGGCGGACGGCTCGACGGTGACGATCACCCGCGGCGAGGACCGGTTCGAGGGCGCGGTCACCGCGCTCGGCGCGCTGGGCGTCGTCACAGCCCTCACCCTTGACCTGGAGGCGGACTTCGAGGTCGAGCAGTACGTGTTCACCGAACTGCCCCTGGACGGGCTGGACTTCGAGGCCGTGGCGGGCGCCGCGTACAGCGTGAGTCTGTTCACGGACTGGCGGGCGCCGGGCTTCAGACAGGTGTGGCTGAAGCGGCGTACCGACCAGGCGCCGCCAAACTTCCCGTGGGCCGCTCCCGCCACCGAGGCGATGCACCCGGTGCCGGGGATGCCGGCCGTGAACTGCACGGAGCAGTTCGGTGTGCCGGGGCCCTGGCACGAGCGGCTCCCGCACTTCCGGGCGGAGTTCACGCCGAGCAGCGGCGAGGAACTCCAGTCGGAGTATCTGCTCCCGCGCCCGTACGCCCTGGACGCGCTGCGGTCGCTCGACGCGATCCGGGAGGTCGTCGCGCCGGTGCT is a window of Streptomyces sp. B21-083 DNA encoding:
- a CDS encoding FAD-binding protein codes for the protein MAETLTNWAGNIIYTPTELHRPRSLDALRALVTRSAGVRVLGSGHSFNDIAEPGAGGILLSLAGLPQEIDVDTAARTVRVGGGVRYAELARAVHGRGLALHNMASLPHISVAGSVATGTHGSGVGNGSLAAAVRAVELVTADGSTVTITRGEDRFEGAVTALGALGVVTALTLDLEADFEVEQYVFTELPLDGLDFEAVAGAAYSVSLFTDWRAPGFRQVWLKRRTDQAPPNFPWAAPATEAMHPVPGMPAVNCTEQFGVPGPWHERLPHFRAEFTPSSGEELQSEYLLPRPYALDALRSLDAIREVVAPVLQVCEVRTIAADTQWLSPAYGRDSVAFHFTWVADTEAVLPVVRRVEAALNPFGPRPHWGKVFTVAAEVVRGRYPRLTDFGALGAFLDPSAKFTNAFVREALGG
- a CDS encoding radical SAM protein, with amino-acid sequence MGSRTALVEDLMERFPHVPREAVFKEDLLRGGVAFDPSALSDNESGDVKPKSYFIFSFDHGTLPELGEAALRRPPEEIILTGGPYDLRRTVVSVRVNPASPYRVAPDEGGVLGLYLDGKRISDVGVPPMPEYYRHTLSNGKSVMEVAPTIQWGYLIYLTVFRVCQYFGAKEECQYCDINHNWRQHKAAGRPYTGVKDVDEVLEALEIINRYDTNKTSTAYTLTGGAITSKLQGRDEADFYGMYAKAIEEHFPGRWIGKVVAQALPKDDVRRFKDYGVQIYHPNYEVWDRNLFELYCPGKERYVGRDEWHKRILDSADVFGARNVIPNFVAGVEMAAPSGFTTVDEAIASTTEGLRFFMSHGITPRFTTWCPEPTTPLGKANPQGAPLEYHIRLLEAYRATMDEFGLDSPPGYGEPGPGRAVFSVSSFMDSLPAREPASKT
- the gndA gene encoding NADP-dependent phosphogluconate dehydrogenase, giving the protein MKATAQIGVTGLAVMGRNLARNFARHGYTVALHNRTPARTKALVEDFGHEGDFVPAETAEQFVAALERPRRLMIMVQAGTATDAVIDEFAALLEPGDMIIDGGNAHFADTRRRELALRGLGIHFVGVGVSGGEEGALNGPSIMPGGSVAAYSALGPMFETISAKVDGEPCVTHVGTDGAGHFVKMVHNGIEYADMQLIGEAYHLLREVGGYEPARIAEVFRQWNKGRLDSYLMEITAEVLAHTDASTGRPFVDVVADAAGQKGTGRWTVRTALELGSPVTAIAQATFARAASGQRALRAAYRELPGGTSWSLTAYESERFACLVEHALYASKLIAYDQGWKMILDASAEYGWDIDLGAIAKIWRGGCIVRAAFLDRVRAAYAADPCRVTLLTEEGFAGEIADAQVPWREVVATAARHGVPVPAFSAALSYYDTLRTERLPAALTQGQRDYFGAHTYRRTDREGRFHTLWERADRSETEVI
- a CDS encoding cellulose-binding domain-containing protein, with protein sequence MPDLPTPQDAAEAALFSECWDAVLSYADLCTSGASAGTELAAEAFRHGIHAARAADFGARNTGRRIPRLPWIPLLLAAVRSTATSWEETGHGNHLDPDLRLWLNSDKAARYVGPPLRRPLALRALRDMQEPDAALLWLAEVEALPLAVVARRLGLDPESAAEELAQVRVLFRDRCQRNLLDTPMSPDCRRYARLLDAVTRSQGAEVPEDLSRHLATCVECAEAAACLRLYGGIGGLPAALAGGVIGWGGLAYLERRRRAAEAGLLGGRGEAGFNTGLTIGESRPRIGRTAILVAAVIVSALALTVSLMPFDGSGDDAARGGVTDGKPVMDPASVLPSGLTVPAGATPSALPRKSDPAASPAPADKPDTEPQGTATSAARGESSKPSPDESEPASCEAEYDLVNEWPDGFQATIRVTTAKAVDGWRIAWSFRDGQQVGQMWDASFTQDGARVTATAADYNRSVAADGTVSFGFLASWQGSNKEPFDFTLNGSRCTT